A single window of Crassostrea angulata isolate pt1a10 chromosome 8, ASM2561291v2, whole genome shotgun sequence DNA harbors:
- the LOC128158147 gene encoding collectin-11-like isoform X1, with translation MRSLLSVVLVLTLVDHSFLQQFSCTDGWVGHHSKCYFFSKTKQTFADASALCRAFNSKLAEPVTQDELNFLTSLVVMIGQSASYYIGVTDSFLEGQWVYSYARTLIRVRPHWLKGGPDNYHNEDCVEMVSSQSGQWSDVQCTTSLFYICEYDNENNFINNGIQGQLL, from the exons ATGAGGTCCCTGCTTTCAGTTGTTCTAGTCCTAACTTTGGTTGACCATTCCTTTCTTCAGC AGTTTTCCTGTACTGATGGTTGGGTTGGACACCACTCCAAGTGTTACTTCTTCAGCAAAACTAAACAGACATTTGCCGACGCATCT GCATTGTGTCGTGCATTCAACAGCAAGCTAGCTGAACCAGTGACACAAGATGAACTGAACTTCTTGACCAGTCTGGTGGTAATGATAG GCCAAAGCGCCTCCTACTATATCGGTGTAACGGACTCTTTCCTCGAAGGACAATGGGTGTATTCATACGCAAGAACTCTGATCAGAGTCCGACCCCACTGGCTGAAAGGTGGCCCGGACAACTACCATAACGAGGACTGTGTGGAGATGGTGTCCAGTCAGAGCGGTCAGTGGTCGGACGTCCAGTGCACCACCAGCCTCTTCTATATCTGTGAATACGACAACGA GAATAACTTCATCAACAATGGAATTCAAGGGCAATTGTTATGA
- the LOC128158147 gene encoding collectin-11-like isoform X2 has product MRSLLSVVLVLTLVDHSFLQQFSCTDGWVGHHSKCYFFSKTKQTFADASALCRAFNSKLAEPVTQDELNFLTSLVVMIGQSASYYIGVTDSFLEGQWVYSYARTLIRVRPHWLKGGPDNYHNEDCVEMVSSQSGQWSDVQCTTSLFYICEYDNDAEPLPIGRRGNE; this is encoded by the exons ATGAGGTCCCTGCTTTCAGTTGTTCTAGTCCTAACTTTGGTTGACCATTCCTTTCTTCAGC AGTTTTCCTGTACTGATGGTTGGGTTGGACACCACTCCAAGTGTTACTTCTTCAGCAAAACTAAACAGACATTTGCCGACGCATCT GCATTGTGTCGTGCATTCAACAGCAAGCTAGCTGAACCAGTGACACAAGATGAACTGAACTTCTTGACCAGTCTGGTGGTAATGATAG GCCAAAGCGCCTCCTACTATATCGGTGTAACGGACTCTTTCCTCGAAGGACAATGGGTGTATTCATACGCAAGAACTCTGATCAGAGTCCGACCCCACTGGCTGAAAGGTGGCCCGGACAACTACCATAACGAGGACTGTGTGGAGATGGTGTCCAGTCAGAGCGGTCAGTGGTCGGACGTCCAGTGCACCACCAGCCTCTTCTATATCTGTGAATACGACAACGA